One window of the Hoplias malabaricus isolate fHopMal1 chromosome Y, fHopMal1.hap1, whole genome shotgun sequence genome contains the following:
- the LOC136679735 gene encoding sialic acid-binding Ig-like lectin 15, whose translation MKFIGVLFITIYSFVGVDGAIEMDDPKPLTGYIQKSLTVPCTFRVIPDQPIKSATVTWRKDQNYEGVLLYQCIRNSDLSGNCSSTVEHYSFGGNLDEKNISLKINNVTLNDAGLYFCRIELEEKVNWYSSKNITLTVKVASELKRIYFQTNGSGQHRVTCEVFGDPPPKVSFTQPKNMASQIIVESGVFTASYSLIASSNTSYTCQIDGENNPSTLSIDNLESSPCIKSAPSSKSERLIFSSVLGVLMALLGLSIIVIVRLLVIWKRMAAAPNAENVYYNYPAKPDTDGVYMNARKTPKK comes from the exons ATGAAGTTCATTGGTGTTCTATTTATCACCATTTACAGTTTTGTAG GTGTTGATGGTGCTATAGAAATGGATGATCCAAAACCTTTAACTGGCTATATCCAGAAAAGTCTCACAGTCCCCTGCACATTTAGAGTTATACCAGATCAACCAATTAAAAGTGCAACTGTAACTTGGAGGAAGGATCAAAATTATGAAGGTGTTCTCCTCTACCAGTGTATAAGGAACAGTGACTTATCTGGGAACTGcagcagcacagtggagcaCTATTCTTTTGGGGGAAACCTCGATGAGAAGAACATATCCCTGAAGATAAATAATGTCACACTGAATGACGCTGGATTATATTTCTGTCGCATCGAACTGGAAGAGAAGGTGAACTGGTATTCATCAAAGAACATTACCCTAACAGTGAAAG TGGCCAGTGAACTGAAGCGTATTTATTTCCAGACTAATGGGTCTGGGCAGCACAGGGTGACATGTGAGGTTTTTGGTGATCCTCCACCAAAAGTGAGCTTTACCCAGCCGAAAAACATGGCTTCCCAGATAATCGTAGAGTCTGGTGTGTTCACAGCTTCCTACTCTCTCATTGCCTCCAGCAACACCAGCTACACATGTCAGATAGACGGAGAGAACAATCCAAGCACACTATCAATAGACAACCTGGAATCTTCACCATGTATAAAATCAGCTCCATCTTCAAAATCTGAACGTTTAATCTTTTCTTCTGTGCTTGGAGTACTGATGGCCTTATTAGGGTTGAGTATCATTGTCATCGTCCGTTTGCTGGTAATCTGGAAGAGAATGG ctgCTGCTCCCAATGCAGAGAATGTCTATTACAATTATCCTGCCAAGCCTGACAC aGATGGAGTCTATATGAACGCCCGGAAAACTccaaaaaaatga